The Girardinichthys multiradiatus isolate DD_20200921_A chromosome 24, DD_fGirMul_XY1, whole genome shotgun sequence genome has a window encoding:
- the LOC124861455 gene encoding IQ calmodulin-binding motif-containing protein 1-like: MEMLEEEEVLISQLKRKLENEDLNPEEKISLLIDALNKVLSSAAVQTDSRALTRVKSQLYHSGVLSHCVGVLSLSPSRLRGNWTCAARLAHLTSSSCVGADLGSRSEDFHRLFLPSVMDVLLSLASQLMRRAEGSSLFRKVLDSIGWLLSAHTHLTAQVLSSVQYEQIQMCDDVTISLLCIQMWIQTCAVNRDFLSHLSDESVLLLLNEAVAQLALSSDSAVGGASIKLMLLMASQLGLRLQALLVNFKGLDSLLEKDWTGRGFDQEVDQLISIIQRDKAVSSQSEVSTERVRAACVIQAAWRSFQTRRRVKSLNRAVSTLQKRYRARRRRLQEQKEAQQWEEQLRYQVCVRRQQARRRFHQKQRELLLLLPPDQVRPYLQECERRAAVVIQSVYRGFRERRRYNDSLRDALRESQRQQRAARTLQRAGRRLIEKRRAAKAPPLNPLWIGQEGLTDSRWAELQQQVEEYISVHRSTCVSAEECASLHEEVQLLLQAELQKGERWRREEQRVEALLACAHTQLEMLRDAPPLSVVTVKQAESFLSPSASIAARARDAHNATLQANRLPWWRLLGEMHTGEEASPAHLQELEAVFGGLFIGGSAVVRGGTEVDGLKL; encoded by the exons ATGGAGAtgttggaggaagaagaggttCTGATATCACAGctgaagaggaagctggagaacgAAGATCTGAACCCAGAGGAGAAGATCAGCCTCCTGATCGATGCCTTAAACA AGGTTCTGAGCTCTGCAGCCGTGCAGACAGACAGCAGAGCGCTGACCCGAGTCAAGTCTCAGTTATATCACAGTGGGGTCCTGAGTCACTGTGTGGGGGTCCTCTCTCTGAGTCCCAGCAGGCTGAGGGGAAACTGGACCTGTGCTGCCAGGCTCGCTCACCTCACCAG TTCCAGCTGTGTGGGGGCGGACCTAGGCAGCCGCTCCGAGGATTTTCATAGGCTCTTCCTGCCATCAGTTATGGACGTCCTGCTGTCATTGGCCAGTCAGCTGATGAGGCGAGCTGAG GGTTCGTCTCTCTTCAGGAAGGTGCTGGACTCTATCGGCTGGCTGCTCTCTGCTCACACCCACCTCACAGCTCAGG TCCTCAGCTCCGTCCAGTATGAACAGATCCAGATGTGTGATGATGTCACCATATCGCTGCTGTGCATCCAGATGTGGATTCAAACCTGTGCAGTCAACAG AGACTTCTTGTCCCATCTGAGCGACGAATCCGTCCTGCTGCTGCTCAACGAGGCCGTCGCCCAATTAGCTCTCAGCTCAGACTCTGCTGTGGGAGGAGCCTCCATCAAACTGATGCTCCTGATGGCCAGTCAGCTGGGACTCCGCCTACAGGCTCTCCTGGTCAACTttaaag GTCTGGACAGCCTGCTGGAGAAGGACTGGACAGGACGGGGGTTTGACCAGGAAGTTGATCAGCTGATCTCAATCATCCAACGAGACAAAGCCGTCAGCAGCCAGTCAGAG GTGAGCACTGAGCGCGTGCGGGCAGCGTGTGTGATCCAGGCAGCGTGGCGGTCGTTTCAGACCCGACGCAGAGTGAAGAGCCTCAACAGAGCCGTCAGCACGCTGCAGAAGAGATACAG GGCTCGGAGGAGGCGTCTGCAGGAGCAGAAGGAGGCCCAGCAGTGGGAGGAGCAGCTCAGGTATCAG GTGTGTGTGAGGAGGCAGCAGGCGAGGAGACGCTTCCATCAGAAACAgagagagctgctgctgctgcttcctcCCG ATCAGGTGCGACCGTACCTGCAGGAGTGCGAGCGTCGAGCAGCTGTGGTGATCCAGAGCGTCTACAGAGGCTTCAGGGAAAGAAGACGCTACAACGACTCTCTGCGAGACGCTCTGAGAGAGTCGCAGAGACAGCAGCGTGCTGCCAGGACACTGCAGAGAGCc GGGCGTCGGCTTATAGAAAAACGACGAGCTGCAAAGGCCCCGCCCCTCAACCCTCTCTGGATTGGTCAGGAAGGTTTGACGGACAGCCGGTGGGCAGAGTTACAACAACAGGTGGAGGAGTACATCTCTGTGCACAGG TCGACATGCGTGTCTGCTGAGGAGTGTGCGTCGCTGCATGAGGAGGTGCAACTGCTACTGCAAGCAGAGCTGCAGAAAGGAGAGCGGTGGAGGAGAGAGGAGCAGCGGGTGGAGGCTCTGCTGGCGTGTGCACACACACAACTGGAGATGCTTCGAg ATGCCCCGCCCCTTTCAGTTGTCACGGTGAAACAGGCTGAGTCCTTCCTGAGCCCATCAGCCTCTATCGCCGCTCGCGCACGGGATGCCCACAATGCCACGCTGCAGGCGAACCGGCTGCCCTGGTGGAGGTTGCTGGGTGAGATGCACACGGGGGAGGAGGCAAGCCCCGCCCACCTGCAGGAGCTGGAGGCGGTGTTTGGCGGACTGTTCATCGGAGGGTCAGCGGTGGTTAGAGGAGGTACTGAGGTGGACGGGTTAAAGCTTTAA